From the Manis pentadactyla isolate mManPen7 chromosome 15, mManPen7.hap1, whole genome shotgun sequence genome, the window GGGACAGGTAGCTGAGAGGCTACTGAGGGGACCTGGAGTACTCTTTGCTTATAGCCACTGTGGGAGTATTTCAGTACTTTTAGGCAGGTCTGTACTGGTGCATACCAAGGGGGAGGCCTCATTTTGGACACGTGAGAGCCGGGACAGGAATGACTTGTGATGACCAAGGCCTAGACTAACGTTACCTTTCAGTGTCCAATTACCACTCAAAGACCCTCCCTCTTGCTCCACAACAGGCCAAGCTGATCGTCCCCAACAGCACAGCAGGCCTGATCATCGGCAAGGGCGGCGCAACAGTGAAAGCCGTGATGGAACAGTCTGGAGCCTGGGTGCAGCTGTCCCAGAAGCCAGAGGGCATCAACCTGCAGGAGCGTGTGGTGACAGTCAGCGGGGAACCCGAGCAGGTGCACAAAGCCGTGAGCGCCATCGTGCAGAAGGTACAGGAAGACCCCCAGAGCAGCAGCTGCCTCAACATCAGCTACGCCAACGTGGCCGGCCCCGTGGCCAACTCCAACCCCACCGGCTCGCCGTACGCCAGCCCCGCAGACGTGCTGCCTGCTGCTGCCGCCGCCTCAGCTGCCGCCGCCTCTGGCCTCTTAGGCCCTGCAGGGTTGGCAggtgtgggtgcctttcccgctGCCCTGCCCGCCTTCTCGGGCACCGACCTGCTGGCCATCAGCACGGCGCTTAACACGCTGGCCAGTTATGGCTACAACACCAACTCCCTCGGCCTGGGCCTCAACTCGGCCGCAGCCTCCGGGGTCCTGGCCGCCGTGGCCGCTGGTGCAAACCCTGCTGCGGCCGCTGCTGCCAACCTCCTGGCTTCCTACGCGGGTGAGGCAGGGGCCGGGCCTGCCGGAGGGGCCGCCCCAcctccgcccccgccccccgGAGCCCTGGGGTCCTTTGCATTGGCCGCGGCTGCCAACGGCTACCTCGGGGCCGGGGCAGGTGGAGGGGCAGGCGGAGGGGGTGGCCCGCTGGTGGCCGCGGCAGCCGCGGCAGGGGCCGCTGGGGGCTTCCTGACGGCAGAAAAGTTGGCAGCTGAGAGTGCCAAGGAGCTGGTGGAGATTGCGGTGCCTGAGAACCTGGTGGGAGCCATCCTGGGCAAGGGGGGCAAGACGTTGGTGGAGTACCAGGAGCTGACAGGCGCCCGCATCCAGATCTCCAAGAAGGGCGAGTTCCTGCCAGGCACGCGGAACCGGCGGGTCACCATCACGGGCAGCCCCGCGGCCACGCAAGCCGCTCAATACCTCATCAGCCAGCGGGTCACCTACGAGCAGGGAGTGAGGGCCTCAAACCCCCAGAAAGTGGGATGAGGCCTGTGGTGTATGCTCCCGCCCTCCTCCCTGtcccccctccccctccgccCCCCTCTCCCCCCCAGCTCCTGACCTCAGCTCGGTGTGGTcctcctggggtggggctggggtagGCCTGACGGCACCCGCCCCCTACTGGTAGTCATAGGCAGGATCGAGAGATGGCTGGGGGTGGGCCCAGAAGCTCCCTCCCCGGCCCTGAACGGaccccttcttccctcctccctaTGCTTGACTG encodes:
- the NOVA2 gene encoding RNA-binding protein Nova-2, which gives rise to MRMMAAGAVHGLFTASAAPQPPPPPPPPPPPQPQPPQQPSPPPQQPPPPPPQPPQQQQPPPQAPPMEPEAPDSRKRPLETPPEVVCTKRSNTGEEGEYFLKVLIPSYAAGSIIGKGGQTIVQLQKETGATIKLSKSKDFYPGTTERVCLVQGTAEALNAVHSFIAEKVREIPQAMTKPEVVNILQPQTTMNPDRAKQAKLIVPNSTAGLIIGKGGATVKAVMEQSGAWVQLSQKPEGINLQERVVTVSGEPEQVHKAVSAIVQKVQEDPQSSSCLNISYANVAGPVANSNPTGSPYASPADVLPAAAAASAAAASGLLGPAGLAGVGAFPAALPAFSGTDLLAISTALNTLASYGYNTNSLGLGLNSAAASGVLAAVAAGANPAAAAAANLLASYAGEAGAGPAGGAAPPPPPPPGALGSFALAAAANGYLGAGAGGGAGGGGGPLVAAAAAAGAAGGFLTAEKLAAESAKELVEIAVPENLVGAILGKGGKTLVEYQELTGARIQISKKGEFLPGTRNRRVTITGSPAATQAAQYLISQRVTYEQGVRASNPQKVG